The genomic stretch GTGGCCCATGGGACTTGTTGATAAGACATACCCCAGCAAGGACGGGCTTGTGAGGAAAGTGGATGTTAAAGTTGCAAGACATCAGGGTGTAAAGACATTCAGCTGACCAATCTCAGAATTGATTCTTCTGTTGACACCTAGTAAGGTGGACATTTGAATTAGTGGCATCTCTTAAAGATGCCAGGCGGGGAGTGTAGTGGAAcctgtttaatttaatgttgtTCAGTATTGGGTTCATCTGCTGGGGGCCACCTAGTGGCAAATGTTGTAGCTTTGTCTATTGCTAGTTCGCTGACGCCATCTTGTGGTTACCTTTATTGCTGTGGCTTGTTTACCAGAGAGGAAGAGGGCCGGTTGATCCGTGTGCTCTGAAAGAAgcctttttgttgtgttttctttaatctaagtgcaaaaaaagaagaaacggcATCGGCTGTAAGTACTGTTCTAATTTGCTTGTCATATAAATCATAATTTGTAACTCGTTGTCATGTTTATGGGAAGATAGACATTTTTACTTGTGTTAGCCCAATGTGTTAGCCTAGCTGGCATTCATTTTCTGTACCTTTGTGTGTTACAGTTTTACACGATTCTCATTAAACCCTGCTAAAGAACCAAATGGAGTGCTTCTTGGTGGACGGATGGGAAAGTGTTTAGCTACCTGTATAGCTGAGTTACTGCTAAAAGTCACAGTGCTTAGCGAGGCCAGGACAGGGTCTGTTTCTGCTGGAATCACACATTGATTTTTACTTTGTGGTCTCTCCTCTGTAGCAGTCTGCTCATTTggtaagaaaacatttttacattttactacaTTTGCACTAAAAGATAACTGCTGGATTTGTTCTGTATCAAATTTTATTGTCATGTTTATTCAATTAGTGCTTTATAAAACAAGGCATGATCCTGGTTTAAACATTTATGTAATTATGTTTTTGgggttctttttttgtttttcagttttgtgacGGTCCAATCTGTGAACATCATGACAGCCATCATGTTACTGAGTCTCCTCTTTATTCCAAGTGAGTGTCTCATTTCAGTCATTTACAGTCTGACAGATCAGTGCAGATAGAGATACTTTACAAAGTCAGAcactttatgctgaagctgctgacacTACAGAGGAAAAGTCAGACTTTTCCTTAtgaattttcatttaaatttctaCATTCAAAAAGTTAATCTCTGGTTTTCCAGGAGTTTTGGCTGCTTGTCCTCAAGATGCACACTTGTTCATTACTGCACCAACAAAAATGGAAGCTCTGAGTGGATCTTGTTTACAAATCCCATGTAACTTTAGTGGTACTGGACCAACACCGTTTGACAGCACAAGACTTGTTTTTGGATTGTGGATTAAAAATGATCCCAGTATTAAAAATGTGATCTTCAACAGCAGTGGGACAGTTAACATCTATCCAATGAATATTACAGGaaacctgaaacagaaaaactgcacaACTCTGTTTTCCAATTTAACCACAGCTTATACAAACACATACTACTTCAGGATTATGAACTGGCCCGTCAGAGCAACTGCTGTTTGTGATCCTCTTACAATAACAATTAAAGGTAAgacagttttcttttcatttttattaagaatATAAAGTCAAAGTTTTGGTTAAATCAACAAAAAGCAGTTGTGATCAAATGTTACAGAAATCAGcctgtttaaatgttttgtatttagaTGTAACTTTGGGAAATGAAGCCGCCCAGAACATAAACTATCTTTTGGGTTCTTTCTCATACCATTAccatgttaaataaaaaaagacacagaaacccgtagttggtctttttacctgcagggagagtctcagtcagctaacactcacgtgcctctgaaagagagtctgacttccttctttctgctgacgcttttattttagcatcacgtgggtgcgtggggggtgtgtgtatgtgtgtgtgacgtcaggaaacaggcgttacctgctttcctcacctggacgGTCCAGGTGTAtgagagtatgttttgtgcttacaatctgatggtcatgtgcatgtttatgatgaacacattgtgatacatagaaaaacagttacatgtttatctattcCAACACATATTTACCATAGTTTTATTATTCAAGCATCTGAGAGTTCAATACTAACCTGCTCACAGAACCATAAGCTGCTGGTGCAAATCCCTTAAAAATGAACAAGACTTTAGCAAAAgtgcaagaaaacacaaaaaacaacaaacactaTAGAAGAAACAGTCGTGGCTCCTGATAAAACCTCTCAGTTAGATCATGAACATGAACTGTACAGGATGAATGCATATTTATGTTTAAGTCGCAAACTGTGTTTCATGCAGACAACACAAGTTAATGTTGCATCAACACAAACTAGCATCCTGCCACAAATCTGTCTGCATCCCAACATTCGCTGCACTTACAGGCCCCAAAGCAGCAGTGCTGTCTGCTACTTATTAAAATCTGCAGCATCTTTAACACCTGTTAcagttgtttttaattattcagtGTTGTCACTGATCTCCATCTGTTTCATGACTGTATTTACTGTATCATCAGTGTACAACCTGTGTTTAATGTGAAACCACAGATTCTGCTTGGAGGCCCAAGATTACAGTCTCAGGTGATCTGAAGGAGAAGGAGTCTGTCACTATAACCTGCTCAGCTTTCACTCCCTGTCCACACTCCCCTCCTGAACTCACCTGGAATCTCCAACAAGACTCTCACAACAAAATAGAGGAAAACACAGATGGAAGCTTTACAACTAAAatccagcagaccatcactctgtcagacacacatgaTGGAAAGAAGATCAGCTGCTCTGCCAGATATCCTGTGAACCAAGGAGAAGAAACCAAGACAGCAGAGACAGAAGAGACTCTCAGTGTTTCATGTAAGACTGAACTTCGTTTATCAAGTTGGAAGATTGATCAAATGTAAttcttttcacacttttcttcaGATGCTcctaaaaacacctcagcatccaTCAGTTCATCAGGTTTGGTGTCAGCAGGCAGCTGGGTGAACCTGACCTGCTCCAGCAGAGCCAAACCTCCAGTCAGCAGCTTCACCTGGTTCAAGAAGAGCACAGATGGACCTGTGAGAGTATCTGAAGGACAGATTTACAGCTTCAATGTAACAGATGGAGGAGTTTATTACTGTGTGGCCACTAATGATCTGGGTACTCAGACATCAGCAGAGATTCATGTGAATATTGAAGGTAAAGTTGGGCTGAAGCCGCTGATGTGttatgtgctgcttttttttcatacttttttgtatccacaaaaactttaaaagtaacTTCAGGCAGTAACCAAACACAGGCTGTTTTAGTATCACCATTAAAtcatgtgttgtttttgttacttGATGTCTTTTATTGGTCTCATTATTCTATCAGGAGTCACACTGTGGCCACTTCTTGGAGGAATCATCGGGATCATTGTactcttaatcttaatcttactCTGCTTGATTATCTTTGTTTGGTAAGTGTCACATGTCAAATCAGACAGCATATAACTAAAAGCACATAATTCTAGTTAATTTAATTACCTCTTATGTCTTCCAGGTGTTTAAAATCAAAGCATCAAACTCAACAGACTCAggtaaacaaatgaaaaaacaataacaaacaaacaaacaaaaatctctGTGATGAAACTGTTCAGGTGATTACTTACTGTAGTACCTCTGCCAGAGCACTCTGTTCATTTAATATATAATAACTGAAGAAGAACTCCCTGTTGTTTTAATTCTATAGATTCAAATACACGAAGAGCTGGTTAGtaaaagagaaggagaggaagaaaacatCCATTATGGAGAGATCAGCTTCTGTAACCTGAGATATGAAGCGTCCTCTGACTCAGTGCAGGACAGAGGACAGCAGCAGGATACGGTGTACGCACAGGTGAAGGTCAACAGGCCAGAAAACAGCTTAACACAGAGAGCTCACGGCCAAGAGGAACTCTACGCTGAGGTCAAGAAAAAATGAGAACTGTTGTGAAATAACATCACATTAACAAAAAGGGTTAACAAAGAAATACACACATGGAGCCTGTAAATGAATCATTTTCACAGTTCAGTGAAGCTCAAAAAgcaagacagacaaccattcacattcacactgacAGGTAAACgggttttttgtgaagaaagacAGCCCatcacaggactaacacagagagacagacaacattcacacctatgggcaatttaaaatcaccaatgaacctaaccccactgatgtagctgtgaggcaacagcgccaccatgctgcccaaaaCAGAATGCATCAGTTTGCAAATCTTTAACCCATTTTATTcatgagaaaacacagaaaaaagctcaaatgtcTGAACTGAGGAAATGTAACATTTCAAGAAACAaatgaatttgatggcagcagcatgcATTACCTCAGTATCCCAGTTCACCCTCAGAAAGGATTCGGGATAAAGAAGCTTCATTTATGTAACAGGAAGAAAGTCCATGTTATTTTGGAGACTTTTTATTTGCAGATTTTTATGAGATGCAGAGGAGATTTCAGCCACTAATGTAGAATTGATTTGCATTGTTTTGTGCTTGTACTTAAACAGATTTGCTGTTAAACAgtaatgcactgtttttgtAGGATTTTAGGTCATTTGAGAACTTTATATTTAATACTTGAGAACCAATAATGTCCCATAATGTTGAAGGGACTTGTGTAATTATTTTGTCTCATTTGTTGAACATTaatattattagttattagtaATGTTTACTTTAACTTGCTGTTTAAAGATTCCACTGTTGAATGGatactggcttttttttttgttcatatctCCCAGTTCTGCTGACAACCTTCATCAGGAACAAAGTTcagcttaaaaataaaacagcactgGAAGTCAAACCTAAGTCACAATCAGCTGTGTCATATAATGAGGTGATGCGCTGtccctgctgctgttctgcatgGGCCTGAACCCCTCAGCTGCAAAGAGTGGATCCAAATCCAGACACAGGAGTGGAGTAACAATCAGTCACCTCCTACAGATGGATGATCTacctgtatgccaggagtgagtGAGTCCACCTCACCACAATACAGTGATTCTTCAGAAATGCtgatattgtgttttcattttataaaacaaaaatgagtaaCACATGCATAAGCTTTGTACAGACTTACTGACGTATTGGAAAACTTCAATttgatttgtgcttttttttcttcccaaacaTGCTAACATTCATCCCTTAATGTGATCTCTGAGTGATTGAATCAGCCTTTTATTCAGTCAGCAGCATGAATATAAATGTGCTCTTTTTTCTGGTTCCTCTTCACAGACTGAAGGAAGAACTGAAGCAGAGCCTGAAGGAGCCTGAAGATGGCGCTGAAATCCAAAAAGTGAGATTAGAGCAATGATGATGAAGTTTATTCAACACTAAAACCAGAATACGAAAGAATAAATTACTGTGTGAATATTATTGGCATTTCCTCACCAGATATAAACAGACGATGTGACAATAATAaatctgctggaaaaaaaagtttacccATAGATTAAACTCCAGCAGTGAAAATATTATGCAAAATAATGCAgttattaaaagaaagaaactaaaaTTTTCTGCTGTTGGAGTTGATAACTTGACTGGACTCTGGGACAGAAGAGCTCAAGAAACCAAGAACACAGAGGACACTGAATGAGACCCAGAGTTTCTTTGTGGAGATGGAGGAACCTCACAGGAGGACGACCATCACACTGAGCATCATCTCATTAACACCATCACTGCAGTCAAACAAGACGAGTGGAGAAGAAACAAGTCGTGTATAATTGAAGAACTCTACAAACACTTTAAGTTCTCACTAACTAATCCTTCAGTTCTTCACAGTGAATGAAGTGATATTTTGAGGCAGTTTGTCCTCCTGGACTTGCAGACACTTTAGTTGTTGGGCTGTGATGTAACTCTGCTCATCTGACAGCTTTCTGTCTCTGGTTTGTTGGAGTGTTTTGATCTGAACCagctgaaagaaacaaagaacaaaatccTTCTTGTTTTATTACAGACCAGTTAGTCTGTCCATGAAAATGAGTTTGATAGAAACTTTTGTCTCACCACTCAAAGATGACCAGTGTGCTCACAAGCATTATGATTCCCACAGTCTTCAGTATAGCGAGGACACCAAATAATATTTCTGCCTGTTCACCTGTAATGCAACAAAGGAAATAAAGTTTGAACTTAAACTTAATGAAACTTAAAAATTACAACTTTGATGTCACACTGAGAGTcactgctgtttctgctgtctTGTAAGGTAtaccacaaagaaaagaagaaaagctgcAACGACTGAATTCAGTAAAATAACTGAGGGCTAACTTTACCTTCAATATTTACATGAATCTCTCCTGATGTCTGATTACCCAGATCATTAGTGGCCACACAGTAATAAACTCCTCCATCTGTTACATTGAAGCTGTAAATCTGTCCTTCAGATACGTTCACAGGTCCATCTGTGCTCTTCTTGAACCAGAAGAAGCTGCTGACTGGAGGTTTGGCTCTGCTGGAGCAGATCAGGTTCACCCAGCTGCCTGCTGACACCAAACCTGATGGACtgatggatgctgaggtgcTTTTAGGAGCATCTGAAGAAAAGTGTGACAGGAATTACATTTGATCAGCTGATAtgccttaaatattttttaaaacaattatcAATCTCCCAAATTCATAAACTAAATTCAGTCTTACATGAAACACTGAGAGTCTCTTCTGTCTCTGCTGTCTTGGTGTCTTCTCCTTGGTTCACAGGATATCTGGCAGAGCAGTTGATCTTCTTTCCAtcatgtgtgtctgacagagtgatggtctgctggatTTTAGTTGTAAAGCTTCCATCTGTGTTTTCCTCTATTTTGTTGTGAGAGTCTTGTTGGAGATTCCAGGTGAGTTCAGGAGGGGAGTGTGGACAGGGAGTGAAAGCTGAGCAGGTTATAGTGACAGACTCCTTCTCCTTCAGATCACCTGAGACTGTAATCTTGGGCCTCCAAGCAGAATCTGTGGTTTCACATCAAACACAGGTTGTACACTGATGACACAGTAAATACAGTCATGAAACAGATGGAGATCAGTGTGGGTTCCTGATAGTTTTCATATTCCATGTCTTTGCTCTATAATCAGGTAACATAacataaaatcatcattttaaaatttcttccatgtagtaaaaatgtttacatgttGGAATcagcacagaaagcaaaatgttaTCTTGATTTTTCATTCTCACTAATGTTAGAAAGGAGAAACTAGGACACTAATCAGCACTAGTGCAGATATTTTGGgataacataaataaaaaataaatcagagtcTGATTTCTGTAACATTTGACctgttacagtttttctcaattgccaaGACACACCTCTTGAAACCATCCCTCCATGTCTCtaaactgtaaacacaaaactcagTTTTCAAACTATTTTCACGAAACCTCTGACTCTTcctacaaaaacaaactattgCCTCAAAAAAGTTCAAACAGTGCTCAAAAGCAAACAATGTTAGATCAAACCTCGagtcaatcaaaatgaaaaacactacTGAAGTCATTATGCACAAcatagaaaaaaggaaaacacaacgaTCAGATCATAAAGTCTTTAGAGATAATCTTTACTGatcacaaaaatgctttttcaaaacaaaagtcCTGTCTAGCAATTGTAGTAGTTTAtaatatacatatttatttatttttaaactttacaacaacaaaagtgAATACAGTATCtactcctctttctcctctgcctctctgatAGTTTCTGTCCATTGTGGAACCTCAACAGCCAGGGCTCCTTGTACTGGCTTATACTGGTTTCTTCACATCATTAGCCACATGTGTGAtcaattttgagttgctgtgttTAAGTTGAGACACCTGTGCTTTCACTGAGTTTCAGTTTTGCTACCTGTGCTTAAAACTATGTAAGCCAAGTGCATCACAGTGCAATTTGTGTTTTAGTGggtgaaaatatgtttgcaagtTTTGTCTAACATGGTGAAAAGTGCTTAAGGTTCTGCCAAAAATATGACCATTTCAATAAATGGGTTCAGGGCACTGAGCATTTGTTTCAGACAACAGGGTTTAGTGTTttggcaattgagaaaaacCGTAATAACTCTTTGTTGAATAAACCAAAGCTGCAACTGATCAGACATTTTAGTTTTGATAAAACCCTGatgatgaaaagaaaactgtCTTACCTGTAATTGTTATTGTAAGAGGATCACAAACAGCAGTTGCTCTGACGGGCCAGTTCACAATCCTGAAGTAGTATGTGTTTGTATAAGCTGTGGTTAAATTTGAAAACAGAGTtgtgcagtttttctgtttcaggtttCCTGTAATATTCATTGGATAGATGTTAACTGTTTCACTGCTGTTGTAAACCATGTTGTGTGGAAAGTCGTCACCACTTTCTTTTTTGGTCGTCCATGATCCAAAAACAGGTCTTGTGCCGTTAAATGGTTCTGGCCCAGTAGCATTAAAGTTACATGGGATTTGTAAACAAGATCCACTCAGAGCTTCCATCTCTGTTGGTGCAGTAATGAACAAGTGTGCATTTGGAGGACAAGCAGCCAAAGCTCCTGGAAAACCAGAGATTaacattaaaagataaaaatcgACATGAAAATGATAAATTGATTTCAGCAGCCATGATCATTTCTGgtattttttctttgtgccaTCAGCAGCTTCAGTATAAAGTGTCTGACTTTGTAAAGTATCTCTATCTGCACTGATCTGTCAGACTGTAAATGACTGAAATGAGACGCTCACTTGGAATAAAGAGGAGACTCAGTAACATGATGGCTGTCATGATGTTCACAGATTGGACCgtcacaaaactgaaaaacaaacaaagcccaCCAAAACATAATTACATAAATGTTTAAACCAGGAACATGCCTTGTTTTATAAAGCACTAATTGAATCAACATGTCAATAAAATTTGAAACAGAACAAATCCAGCAGTTATCTTTTAGTGCAAAtgtagtaaaatgtaaaaatgttttcttaccAAATGAGCAGACTGCTACAGAGGAGAGACCACAAAGTAAAAATCAATGTGTGATTTGAGCAGAAACAGACCCAGTGAACCACTTCTCTGTTTAGAATTTGTGATGTCAAAGCAAACAGACCTGTGatgctttctgttttctgtctcttttctcACTGCCACCTTCCTGCCTCTAGATTCACCAGACCTACCCCTTCACTCACATGTGAACCTGTTTCTCATTCTCTCATTGGTTCCATCATAAATACAGCAACTCATTAACACCTCACTTATCTTTGTTTCTCAGCACCACAGTGTtctgctttttctctttttctccaaTAAGAATAGAGTCTGCAGCCATGCAAGGAGCTCTGTGAGGTGGAAAAAGTCCTTTGAGCTGCAAAATGCTGACATGCTCACCTGGATGATTCTCAAACTATTAACAGAATATAAACTTGAAACGTGTATTATATAAACTTTCTAAGTTAAGTTACTTTCAAATATTCAAAGCTGAAGTGAGTTAACATTTAAGAACCAGTTGTCACAACAAACTGTGCTCGCTGTGGTGTTACTGTGAAGTTTCTTACGATCTAATTTTTGCTGATTAAGGAATCACTCcagaaatgaagaaatacatctaaatgtttgtgtttggctGATTGATTCAACTGATAAATGAGtctttaaataaaagcagaaacatttaaacacactgaGGAAGTTGGTCACAGGAAGCTGCAAACACAATTTCTGCTGCCAGTGTGAGTACAGACATGAAAATTTCTGCAGAAGTTTCTCAAACATGTGATCTGCCATTCTGTGTATTAGTGCCTCTGACAACCTGCATCAGTCATATTTGGGGTTGTTTGCTTGGTCTGAAACACCAACATGGATGTGAAGACCCAGCAGAGCATTACACTGTAACAAGATGATCAGTGTTGTTCATTGATTCACTATAACTACATCTGTAACTATGACTCAAATACTACAGCTGTGTAGATGCTGAACCATTTGAACTCTAGTAAAAACTACCAGAAGAATAAAActaatttcagaaaaaaattctATGTATTAAGGCTGCATctgttcagctttatttttatataagaTTGAAAATTCAATTTCAGGCGAGTTGATAATTGCACTGTAAATttgtaatgctgtaatgctgaTTAATACAACAGGACAGTAGAATACAGCTTGGAGGcctgaatgaaaacatttaaaactgaaaatataaataGTTCAGATCTGAAACTTCCTTCTTtacagaaagagaagaaatttgcatatttttacaGTCTTGAAAGGGCGGGTCTGTGAACCAAGAGCATTAAAAAAGTTGATCAGTGTTGTTCATTGATTCACTATAACTACATCTGTAACTATGACTCAAATACTACAGTTGTGTAGATGCTGAACCATCTGAACTCTTGTAAAaagaaccaaaagaaaaatctcaTTTCAGAAAACATTTCTATGTATTAAGGCTGCATCTGTTCAGCTTTATTTCCAtacaaaattgaaaattaaatttaaggCAAGTTGATAATTGCACTATATATTTGTAATTCTGTAATACTGATTAATACAACAGAACAGTAGAATACAGCCTGTAAGGCCTGGATTTACAGTCTGATCAGACTGAGCTGACTTCTCTTCACAGGAAGGTgagaaatgtgactgtttttaCAGTCTTGAGAGGGCGGGTCTGTGAACCAAGAGCACAAATCAGGAGTTGGATATGAAATGCAAAGAGTCTTTATTTCAGACAAACACTagcacacatatatataaagtGGCAagtacaaaaaatataaaattataaatatatgaGGTCACAAAAATATGATTAAGATCAGAACACAGATTCAAAAAGCAGAACACATGAAAGTTGAGATACAAAGTAGCAGACAGACAGTATATGTACTGGAAATCTAATAAACAAATGAGGAACAGGTTCACATGTGAGTGGAGCTGTCAGGTGAATCTAGAGGCAGGAAGGTGGGAGTGGCAGCAGAGTGCATGATGGGAACTTAAAAAGCAGACTGtataaagaaagacagaaaatcaaAAGCATCACAGGTCTGTTTGCTTTGACATCACAACATCTaaacatttttactttgtgGTCTCTCCTCTGTAGCAGTCTGCTCATTTggtaagaaaacatttttacactttacTAAATTTGCACTAAAAGATAACTGCTGGATTTTATTGTAATATGTTTCTAATTTCAATGACACTTTGCTTTTTTGTTGCTTCATCAAATGAGGCAAGTTCCTGATTTGATCAAACATTTatgtaattgtgtgttttgtttttcagttttgtgacGGTCCAATCTGTGAACATCATGACAGCCATCATGTTACTGAGTCTCCTCTTTATTCCAAGTGAGCGTCTCATTTCAGTCATTTACAGTCTGACAGATCAGTGCAGATAGAGATACTTTACAAAGTCAGACACTTTATACTGAAGCTGCTGATGGCACAAAGGAAAAATACCAGAAATGATCATGGCTGCTGAAATCAATTTATCATTTTCATGTcgatttttatcttttaatgttAATCTCTGGTTTTCCAGGAGCTTTGGCTGCTTGTCCTCAAGATGCATACTTGTTCATTACTGCACCAACAGAGATGGAAGCTCTGAGTGGATCTTGTTTACAAATCCCATGTAACTTTATTGTTACTGGACCAGAACCATTTGACAGCACAagacctgtctttggatcatgGATCAAAAATGATCCCAGTATTAAAAATGTGATCTTCAACAGCAGTGGGACAGTTAACATCTATCCAATGAATATTACAGGaaacctgaaacagaaaaactgcacaACTCTGTTTTCCAATTTAACC from Archocentrus centrarchus isolate MPI-CPG fArcCen1 chromosome 20, fArcCen1, whole genome shotgun sequence encodes the following:
- the LOC115799922 gene encoding sialoadhesin-like; amino-acid sequence: MAADSILIGEKEKKQNTVVLRNKDNFVTVQSVNIMTAIMLLSLLFIPRALAACPPNAHLFITAPTEMEALSGSCLQIPCNFNATGPEPFNGTRPVFGSWTTKKESGDDFPHNMVYNSSETVNIYPMNITGNLKQKNCTTLFSNLTTAYTNTYYFRIVNWPVRATAVCDPLTITITDSAWRPKITVSGDLKEKESVTITCSAFTPCPHSPPELTWNLQQDSHNKIEENTDGSFTTKIQQTITLSDTHDGKKINCSARYPVNQGEDTKTAETEETLSVSYAPKSTSASISPSGLVSAGSWVNLICSSRAKPPVSSFFWFKKSTDGPVNVSEGQIYSFNVTDGGVYYCVATNDLGNQTSGEIHVNIEGEQAEILFGVLAILKTVGIIMLVSTLVIFECWFRSKHSNKPETESCQMSRVTSQPNN
- the LOC115799739 gene encoding vascular cell adhesion protein 1-like, translating into MTAIMLLSLLFIPRVLAACPQDAHLFITAPTKMEALSGSCLQIPCNFSGTGPTPFDSTRLVFGLWIKNDPSIKNVIFNSSGTVNIYPMNITGNLKQKNCTTLFSNLTTAYTNTYYFRIMNWPVRATAVCDPLTITIKDSAWRPKITVSGDLKEKESVTITCSAFTPCPHSPPELTWNLQQDSHNKIEENTDGSFTTKIQQTITLSDTHDGKKISCSARYPVNQGEETKTAETEETLSVSYAPKNTSASISSSGLVSAGSWVNLTCSSRAKPPVSSFTWFKKSTDGPVRVSEGQIYSFNVTDGGVYYCVATNDLGTQTSAEIHVNIEGVTLWPLLGGIIGIIVLLILILLCLIIFVWCLKSKHQTQQTQIQIHEELVSKREGEEENIHYGEISFCNLRYEASSDSVQDRGQQQDTVYAQVKVNRPENSLTQRAHGQEELYAEVKKK